In Spirosoma pollinicola, the genomic window AAAGTAGCTGCTGTAATTATCAAAACCGTTAAATCGGCTGACGTGCTGGAAGAAGCCTAAGCCCAATTCAATAGATCAACAAAGCCCGACCGCGTAAGTGGTTGGGCTTTTTTAGTTTCCCCGTTGTAATCCGTGAAGAAGGCGTGTATGTTTGGCTAAATATTTGGACCTAAACACTCAAAGCCTAATCGATGTCAAATTTTCGATTCAAAGCCCTTGAAATTGCCCAAAGTCGCCATGCGATGCAGGTGACTGCACCCACCGAGCGGGTTGGTGATTTTTTTGGAAGCTATACGTTTAATAATGAAGTGATGCGGGCCTTGCTCTCGCCCGAAGCGTACCTGAAAGTAACCGAGGCAATCAGTACCAATGGCCAAATTGACCGCACCATTGCCGACGAAGTAGCAGGGGCCATGAAGTCGTGGGCCACCTCAAAAGGGGCTACCCACTACACACACTGGTTTCAGCCACTAACGGGAGAAACTGCCGAGAAACATGACGCTTTTTTCGACATAACGCTCGATGGAAAAGCCGTTGAGAAATTCAAGGGAAGTGCCCTGGTGCAACAGGAACCCGATGCGTCGTCGTTTCCAAACGGTGGCCTTCGTAACACCTTCGAAGCGCGGGGGTACACCGGCTGGGACCCGTCGTCGCCCGCGTTCTTGATGGACAACGGGGCAGGGGGGAAAACCCTCTGTATTCCGTCGGTCTTTATCTCGTACACAGGCGAAGCTCTGGACTATAAAACACCCCTGCTGAAAGCCCTGAATGCCCTCGATAAAGCGGCAACGGCCGTTTGTCAGTACTTCGACCGGAACATTACGAAAGTGACGCCAACGCTCGGTCCCGAGCAGGAGTATTTTGTGGTTGATCGGGCGCTGTTCTATGCCCGCCCTGATCTGGTGCTGGCAGGCCGGACGGTTTTTGGGCATTCACCCGCCAGAGGGCAACAATTGGAAGACCATTATTTTGGCTCCATTCCGCCCCGCGTCAATGCCTTTATGGTCGATTTTGAATTCGAGTCCATGAAACTTGGTATGCCCGTTCGGACGCGCCATAACGAAGTAGCACCGGGGCAGTTTGAAGTGGCACCAACGTTTGAAGAAGTCAATCTGGCCGTAGACCATAACGCTCTGCTGATGGATTTGATGGAAAAGATTTCGGAGAAACACAACCTGAAAGTGCTTTTTCATGAAAAACCATTCGCTGGAGTCAATGGTAGCGGGAAGCATAATAACTGGTCGATGGGGACCAATACAGGGGTGAACTTGCTTGCTCCGAGCACTAAGCCGAAAGAGAGTTTACGGTTTTTGACCTTCCTGGTCAATGTCATCAAAGCGGTTCATGACAACGCCGATCTATTGCGGGCCAGTATTGCCTCGGCAGGTAATGAACATCGTCTTGGGGCCAATGAAGCCCCGCCGGCTATCGTGTCTATATTTTTGGGTGAGTCCCTCACACAGGCGTTAAATGACCTGGAGGTCAAGTCGGAAGTGACCGTCAATAAGGGCGATAACGTATATTATAAACTTGGTTTGAATCGGATTCCAAGCCTGATGCGCGACAACACCGACCGCAACCGAACATCGCCTTTTGCCTTTACGGGCAACAAATTCGAGTTTCGGGCGGTGGGCAGTGCAGCGAACTCCGCTTCGACGATGACTGTGCTGAATGCGATCGTAGCCGACCAACTGAATAAGTTTAAAATGGATCTCGATGCGCGTCTGGCGAAAGGCGAAAAGAAAGAACTGGCAATTGTCGATATTCTGAAAGAATATTACACCAACACGAAGCGAATTCTGTTTGAAGGCAATGGGTATTCTGACGAATGGGTTGAAGAGGCTGACCGCCGGGGACTGTCGAACATCAAATCATCGCCCGAAGCGCTGGGTATTTTTGTAAAGCCGGAATCGCTGGCGTTGTTTGAGCGGACAGGCGTTATGAATCATGCCGAAGTAGAATCCCGCTATGAGATTGAGCTGGAGAAATACATTAAGAATGTACAGATCGAGTCGCGCGTGATGGGCGATCTGGCTATGAACCACATCGTATCGACGGCTCTAAAATACCAGAACAAACTGGCCGAAACAGCCCGGAATTTAGTCGAATTAGGTATGAATGCCGAAGCTGAGCCAATAAAGGCTATTCTGCGCGAAATTTCGACCCGCGTTATCGCTATTAAAAGGAATGTAGAGTCGATGGTTGAAGCGCGCAAAAAAGCCAACAACGTAATTGACACCAGCGATCGTGCGAAACTCTATTCGACTGAGGTAAAAGATCATTTTGATATTATCCGCTACGAGGTGGATAAACTTGAAGAAGTCGTTGACGATGAAGACTGGCCATTGGTGAAGTACCGCGAATTGCTGTTTATTAAATAGGTAGTACGAATTCGGAGGGGTAATACCCTTCTGAATTCGTACTATTCACGTTAAATCAAGTTTGAGAATGAACATCCCGCAGGGCCGTCTGACGGTTCAGAAAATTCTCCGCGAACTCTCTTCGTTGCCTCATCGTGGAGCGGCTACCGCCAACGAAACCAAAGCGGGCGATCTGCTGCAGGGTTACCTTGCCGGTATGGGGGCAACGGTAAAAAAGGAGCCTTTTCAAACGCCCAAAACCTATGCAACAATTGTTTACTGGCTCATGGGCGGGCTGTTGACAGGATTGGCCCTGATTCCGGTTACTGGAGTTGCCGTTGGACTGGTTTGGTATTTCGTATGGCTGGCCTGGCTGTACTTCAACTGGCGATATTCGTTCATCACTAAGTTTCCTGTTCAGCATACAGCCCACAACGTAGTTGGCAGATGGGCATCCCGAACCAGGGAAGGGGAGGTTCGTAAAAAAGTTATCCTGATAGCGCATTATGATACGGCCCCGGTATCATTGCTTTACAGCCCCAAACGACAGGCTTACTTCCGATTATCCCTCATTAGTTCGTTGTGGCTCATGCTGTTGGCGGGTGCGCTGGCTACGCTCGAAGCCTTCCGAATTGCCTCGCCCTATCTTACCTATGTCCGGTATGGATTGATGGTCTACTTTGTTGTTCAGGCCGTTTTGGGCACTCTGGGGTATTGGCTTAAAGGGTATGCTAATGGAGCTAATGACAATGCCACTGGCGTAGCGGCAGCCCTCGCCACTGCCAACAAGCTACGACAGGCTAATCTGCTCAATGTGGATATTGAGGTCGTATTGACAAGTGCGGAGGAGGTGGGTATGATAGGCGCATATCACTATGTGGAAGCGCACCGAAAAGAGTGGAAGCGGGGCCAGACACTGGCCATAAACTTCGATTCGCTGGGGGCTGGGAAGCTGACTGTTGTTGAACAAACCGGCACTGCAGAAGTGATCCGGTATGATAATGAACCCACCCGGCTGGCGCGTCAATTAGTCAATACCGATGCGTTTCGAGATCGTGCCCAGATGCGAAACTGGCACACCGCTGATTTTGATAGTGTTTGGTTTGTGCGTAAAAAAATACCTGTTCTGGCCCTTTGCGCGGTAGATGCCGACGGGCGAATGCCACGCATTCATCAATTGGACGATACCCTCGACAATGTAGACGAATCCCCCATTTACACCGCCATCGACATGGCCACCGCCGTTGTGATCGCTTGGTTAACAAGCGATAAGGCTTAATTTATAAGGTCTTTACTTCATATTGTCGCCCGTAAATATAGCGTAGAGCAACCCCAATTCCCCAGCCCGTTCCATTGGCCGTGATGGTGGCCTGTTGCATTGCGCTATTATTGATTGTATAGACTAAATCTGCTTTGAGCGCATTGCCAAGACCCCAGTATTTACGAGCATAAAAACCCAGTTCAAGATGGGGCGATAAACGGGTTGTATAATCTAATCCGAGTTCAGCAACGCCCGTAACCCGTTTGAAAACTATAGTTGAATTTGTCAGCCTGAGTGTGTCGACACGGTTTCTGCCAAGGTGACTATAACCAATCAGTTTGAAATCGCCCGTTTGTCCAGCACCATTTGGTGTTAGCCAGGCACCGCCCGTTATCCAGAAACCTGTACCATTTGCAGCCTGCTTTCCCGAGCCAATTCGCCGTTTTATTCGAAGTGGAATGCCATAGCCACTATTCAGGTAATTGAACGCAAGTGGGCTCGCATTGTTGGCGATGCTGATGTCCAGGTGAATAGGGGCACGCGTGTAGCCAGTCTCAATAGACCATGCATTACGAAAATTATACCCAACCAAGGCGCTCCACGAAGTTTTTGTAGGAGTTGGATTACTCACCAACCTGTCAAACGAGTTGCTGAGAATGCTGGCATCGCTGCGAAAACCGCTTTCGGCACCTATATACCAGGTCTGCACTTCATTGAGTTGGTCGATCAACTCGCTCCGTCGCCGACTGGCTCTCGATTGGCGTGGTTCTAAATTATTGTCAGGGTCTTCTGTTAGCACCCGTTTCCGAACGACCGGTGGCGGTGCATAATAATTTGTATCAATAACGACCTCCTGTGCCAACGCAGATATAGATAAGCTGACTAAAGAATAAAGAAGGAAGATGTGTTTCATTGATAAGCAAAAATAGAGTTGCGAGTTGCAATATGGAGTTTACATCAGATTACGCATGTCAGGTAAATTCTGTTGCGACTTACTGAAAATTCAAGTGTGAGAAAGAATTTGTAAAGATTATGTTTCTGAGCATATTAACCGATGGTATCAGGGCGAAGGGTACTGCATTTCTGGACCCCCTCAATTGTAAGCGCTTACATAAGTAGGATAGGAATACGTTTGTCAAAAGGGCTCCGGGTATGGTTTCTGATTAAGAAATAGTAGCTTTGCCTCATGGCAAATTACAAGAATGACGGGTTCGACCCTGAAGAAATCAGCGCACTCAAGGATGAGTGTAAGCAGGAAGGCAAATCGTTTATTTATGTAGAAGATGACGACCTGGACGTGCTCGAAGAAGGCGAATGCAGGCACATTCAGTTTCCGGGACAGTATCAGGGACAAGAGGTTATTTTCGATACACTGGTGTATACACTCCGGTTGCACCACAGCAGTTTAGTGTATGAAATGGCAGTTGAAGAGGTTCAAAAAACCTTTCCAACCTACGTTCCCCCCGAAGAACGCAAACCCAATTATAAAATCACGCCTGAGCTGGAAGAGGAAGCCGAAACGGCCCTGACAGAAATTATCGAGGAAATCGAAGAAACCGAAACGGTTAAGGTTCAAGAGCATGTAGAGGTCGATATGGAGTCCGATTATGGAATTGCTCTCGATGTTTGCCTTAATGTTGAAGAGATAACCGATGAGGTGATCGAAGACTTCATTACGCATTTCAAAGCAAACACCTTATCCCTGGATACGACACTCTATTCCTTCACCAGCGAAGAGGACGAAGATTAATTTTTTAATTTAGAATGAAGAATGAATAGTGAAGAATAGTTCGGTATACCCGTATTCTTCACTATTCATTCTTCATTTTCATTCTACACAAAATGCAGCAACCAGACTCGCTTAACCAGGTGGCGGAATTTCACCGCACCTTTCATGCTCCTGTTTTAGAAACGCCCCAGATTCCGTCGGAGGCACGTAGCCAACTCCGGGTTTCGCTTCTGGCCGAAGAATTGGACGAACTGCGCGAGGCAATTGCCGAAGGCGATATTGTGGCCGTGGCCGATGCACTTTGCGACTTGCAGTATGTGTTGTCGGGAGCGGTGCTTGAGTTTGGGCTGGGCGATAAATTC contains:
- a CDS encoding glutamine synthetase III family protein codes for the protein MSNFRFKALEIAQSRHAMQVTAPTERVGDFFGSYTFNNEVMRALLSPEAYLKVTEAISTNGQIDRTIADEVAGAMKSWATSKGATHYTHWFQPLTGETAEKHDAFFDITLDGKAVEKFKGSALVQQEPDASSFPNGGLRNTFEARGYTGWDPSSPAFLMDNGAGGKTLCIPSVFISYTGEALDYKTPLLKALNALDKAATAVCQYFDRNITKVTPTLGPEQEYFVVDRALFYARPDLVLAGRTVFGHSPARGQQLEDHYFGSIPPRVNAFMVDFEFESMKLGMPVRTRHNEVAPGQFEVAPTFEEVNLAVDHNALLMDLMEKISEKHNLKVLFHEKPFAGVNGSGKHNNWSMGTNTGVNLLAPSTKPKESLRFLTFLVNVIKAVHDNADLLRASIASAGNEHRLGANEAPPAIVSIFLGESLTQALNDLEVKSEVTVNKGDNVYYKLGLNRIPSLMRDNTDRNRTSPFAFTGNKFEFRAVGSAANSASTMTVLNAIVADQLNKFKMDLDARLAKGEKKELAIVDILKEYYTNTKRILFEGNGYSDEWVEEADRRGLSNIKSSPEALGIFVKPESLALFERTGVMNHAEVESRYEIELEKYIKNVQIESRVMGDLAMNHIVSTALKYQNKLAETARNLVELGMNAEAEPIKAILREISTRVIAIKRNVESMVEARKKANNVIDTSDRAKLYSTEVKDHFDIIRYEVDKLEEVVDDEDWPLVKYRELLFIK
- a CDS encoding M28 family metallopeptidase yields the protein MNIPQGRLTVQKILRELSSLPHRGAATANETKAGDLLQGYLAGMGATVKKEPFQTPKTYATIVYWLMGGLLTGLALIPVTGVAVGLVWYFVWLAWLYFNWRYSFITKFPVQHTAHNVVGRWASRTREGEVRKKVILIAHYDTAPVSLLYSPKRQAYFRLSLISSLWLMLLAGALATLEAFRIASPYLTYVRYGLMVYFVVQAVLGTLGYWLKGYANGANDNATGVAAALATANKLRQANLLNVDIEVVLTSAEEVGMIGAYHYVEAHRKEWKRGQTLAINFDSLGAGKLTVVEQTGTAEVIRYDNEPTRLARQLVNTDAFRDRAQMRNWHTADFDSVWFVRKKIPVLALCAVDADGRMPRIHQLDDTLDNVDESPIYTAIDMATAVVIAWLTSDKA
- a CDS encoding pyrophosphohydrolase domain-containing protein is translated as MQQPDSLNQVAEFHRTFHAPVLETPQIPSEARSQLRVSLLAEELDELREAIAEGDIVAVADALCDLQYVLSGAVLEFGLGDKFKELFDEVQRSNMSKACLTVAEAEATVAQYQAKGVPCHFIESDGKFLVYRDADHKTLKSVNYSPADLDGILVPTV